The following are encoded together in the Enterobacteriaceae endosymbiont of Plateumaris braccata genome:
- the asnS gene encoding asparagine--tRNA ligase, with product MLVSSISQLIKDKIKINSEITISGWVRTKRISKAGIAFISLYDGSNINDIQIIAYSSLDNYKKEILLVTSGCSLTVTGKLLKSPKKLQKYEICASQIKILGWVKNPEKYPISPKKHSLEYLREVSHLRSRTKLISSITRIKHNIFLYIHNFFHKNNFFWINTPLITTLDTEGSGKMFRVSTLNSKNLSLNKEKKIDFKNDFFGKEAFLTVSGQLNLESYACSMSKVYTFGPTFRAENSNTNRHLAEFWMLEIEMSFANLKIIMRLAEKLLKYLCKKILNNHIDEINFLSKKNNINLFDKINKIIKNKFIIIDYTNAINILIRNKKKFNNQILWGKDLSIEHEKYLTNDYFDAPVIVYNYPKEIKAFYMYLNKDKKTVSSMDVLFPDIGEIIGGSQREHRINILDNRINELKLNKKDYWWYRDLRKYGTVIHSGFGLGFERFIAYITGSCNIKDVIPFPRTPYNAKF from the coding sequence ATTTTAGTTTCTAGTATCTCTCAATTAATAAAAGATAAAATTAAAATTAATAGTGAAATAACTATAAGTGGATGGGTTCGTACAAAAAGAATTTCTAAAGCAGGAATAGCTTTTATTAGTTTATATGATGGTTCAAATATTAATGATATTCAAATAATAGCATATTCATCATTAGATAATTATAAAAAAGAAATATTATTAGTAACCAGTGGTTGTTCTTTAACAGTTACAGGAAAATTATTAAAATCTCCTAAAAAATTACAAAAATATGAAATATGTGCTTCACAGATAAAAATATTAGGATGGGTTAAAAATCCTGAGAAATATCCTATTTCACCTAAAAAACATAGTTTAGAATATTTAAGAGAAGTATCTCATTTACGTTCACGTACTAAATTAATCAGCAGCATTACCAGAATAAAACATAATATATTTTTATATATTCATAATTTTTTTCATAAAAATAATTTTTTTTGGATAAATACTCCATTGATTACTACTTTAGATACTGAAGGTTCAGGAAAAATGTTTAGAGTTTCTACTCTTAATTCTAAAAATTTATCTTTAAATAAAGAAAAAAAAATAGATTTTAAAAATGATTTCTTTGGTAAAGAAGCTTTTTTAACTGTATCTGGACAATTAAATCTAGAATCATATGCGTGTTCTATGTCTAAAGTATATACTTTTGGCCCTACTTTTCGGGCAGAAAATTCTAATACTAATCGTCATTTAGCTGAATTTTGGATGTTAGAAATAGAAATGTCATTTGCAAATTTAAAAATTATTATGCGTTTAGCAGAAAAATTATTAAAATATTTATGTAAAAAAATTTTAAATAATCATATAGATGAAATTAATTTTTTATCAAAAAAAAATAACATTAATTTATTTGATAAAATCAATAAAATTATTAAAAATAAATTTATAATTATTGATTATACTAATGCTATTAATATTTTAATAAGAAATAAAAAAAAATTTAATAATCAAATTTTATGGGGTAAAGATTTATCTATAGAACATGAAAAATATTTAACTAATGATTATTTTGATGCACCAGTAATTGTATATAATTATCCAAAAGAAATAAAAGCTTTTTATATGTATCTTAATAAAGATAAAAAAACAGTTTCTTCTATGGATGTTTTATTTCCAGATATAGGAGAGATTATAGGTGGTTCTCAACGAGAACATAGAATTAATATATTAGATAATAGAATTAATGAATTAAAATTAAATAAGAAAGATTATTGGTGGTATCGTGATTTAAGAAAATACGGAACTGTTATACATTCTGGTTTTGGTTTGGGTTTTGAAAGGTTTATAGCATATATTACAGGATCGTGTAATATTAAAGATGTTATTCCTTTTCCAAGAACTCCATATAATGCTAAGTTTTAA